AGGTTCAGCAGTTTAAGTTTCCTAAAGATGCCAATAAGAGAAGATTTCTAACAAATCATTACAAAAGAAGACTTCCTAATGGAGACCTAATGCACCGTCAGTGGCTACAATATTCTGTATCAAATGACTCTGTATTTTGCTTCTGTTGCAAGTTGTTTGGTAATTACACAAACCCGCCATCATCTCTCTCTGATAAAGGATCCAAAGATTGGAAGAACATCACTGCAATTTTGTCACAACATGAGAGAAGTAATGCACATTTGGTCAATTTTCAACACTGGAAGGAGCTTGAAATACgattgaaaaacaaaaaaacaattgatGAAGAACACATGCGCATTATTAAACAAAAGGAAAAGTACTGGCAGCAAATCCTTGAACGATTGATTGCTTTAGTGAGAGTTCTTGGTATACAAAATCTGGCCTTCCGTGGAACCAATGAAAAATTGCACACAGCAGGAAATGGCAACTTCCTGAAATTTATTGAATATCTTGCTTTGTTCGACCCCGTAATGGATGAACACATTCGTAAAATAAGAGATAAAGAGACCTATGTACACTACCTTGGAAAAGATATACAGAATGAACTAATTCAGCTTTTATCCAACATTATCAAAGAAGAAATTCTTAAATCTGCTCAAGTTGCAAAGTATTTTTCTATAATTATTGATTGTACACCCAATGTAAGCCACGTTGAACAAATGACCATGATCCTTCGCTTTGTGAACATAGCTTCATTAACTGATTATTGCGAACCTGTACGCATTAAAGAACATTTCTTAGGATTTCTGCCACTAAAGGAAACAACTGGTGCTGGTATGACAGAAATTATCCTTCACCAGCTAGAAGAGATGTCATTGCCTGTTGCTAATTTACGTGGTCAAGGCTATGATAACGGAAGCAATATGAAAGGGAAGGAAAATGGTGTGCAACGAAGAATTATGGATATTAACCCAAGAGCATTGTTTGTTCCTTGCAGTGCACATTCTTTGAATTTAGTTGTGAATGATGCTGCAAAGTGTTGTTTGGAGGCCACATCTTTCTTTGCTCTGGTACAACATGTGTATGTGTACTTCTCAGCATCCACACGTCGATGGGATGTTCTAATGTGCCATGTGCCTAGTCTTACGGTTAAGCCATTGAGTGAAACAAGATGGGAAAGTCGAATTGATGCCTTGAAGCCTCTTCGCTTTCAGCTTGGTGATATTTATGATGCCCTAATTGAAATCTATAATGACAATACCCTCACTGGAGCATCTGGCAACACCTCAAGAATAGAGGCACAAGGTCTTGCAAAAGGCATTTCTAATTTCAAGTTTGTAATTTCTCTAGTGGTTTGGTATGGTATATTGTTTGAGGTCATTATGACAAGCAAACAGCTTCAGACAAAAGAATTTGACATACATAATGCCATTAAACAACTGAATGAAACAAAGAAGTTTCTTGTAGACTGCAGGAGTGATGAAGGGTTTGGGAAAGTACTGGAAGAGGCCGGTGAACTTGCTGAGGCACTTGGGATACCAGCACAGTTCGAAGTAGATCCTGTTCGCATTAGTAGAAAGAGGAAGCAGTTCATATATGAAGCAGAGGATGCGCCTATTCAGAATCCTAAGGAAAAGTTCAAAGTGAACTTTTATTTTGCTGTGCTTGATACAGCTGTGCAATCAGTTGAAGAAAGATTCACGCAGATGAATCAAATTAGTTCTGTGTTTGGCTTCCTCTATAATGTTCACGGTTTACAGAATAGAACATCACAGCAAATTATGGAAGATTGTTGCAAGTTAGAGCAAGCTTTACAACATGGCGACTCCAAAGATATTGATGCTTCTGATTTATGCAGTGAATTACAAAGTATTGCAAGGCGGGTTCCAGAGTGTACATCTCCACAAGATGTATTCAACTTTTTGTGTAAAAATGAGCTGATAGATGTTGTCCCCAACACATGTATTGCTCTTCGCATCCTTTTGACCCTCCCTGTGTCTGTGGCCAGTGGCGAGAGAAGCTTTTCCAAGCTAAAGTTGATCAAAACATATATTCGATCTTCCATGATGCAAGAAAGACTTGTTGGTCTCTCTCTTTTGTCAATAGAACATGAGATCGCACAAAAAGTGGATCTGAAAGAGCTTGTCTCTAAATTTGCTAAATTAAAAGCGCGGAAAGTAAAAATCTAATCTTTTTTTGCATTTCTTCcactacatttcctgtacaaaatgttaatgttattactgttagtaTTATTTATTGTTACACtgtttccagtacatttcctgtacaaagtgttaatgttattactgttactgttacagtgttatttattgttgcacttcttccagtacatttcctgtacaaagcgttaatgttattactgttacagtgttatttattgttgcacttcttccagtacatgccCTGTAAAAAGTTCCAATGTTACTACTGTTAcaatgttatttattgttgcacttcttccagtacatgccCTGTAAAAAGTGCCAATGTTACTACTGTTACAATGTTATTTATTGCTGCAATAATTTATGTTGTTAATCTAAAAATAAATCTAATAATAATTTGAAAAGTCAAGGTTGTATGTGAGCAGCTGGGGGAGGGTATCGGGGAAGGCAGGGGCGGTATTGTAtagctttgcctagggcgcctatataccttgcaccggccctgtatgcaCCTGCAGTGTCCTAAGCTTACATCTGCGGCAGCTCTCTATGCTCTATCCCAGGCACCGTGCAAGCCGAAATCTGGTGCCACCGGGACCAATGATATTATCCCCTAGGCCATGTACCAAGTTATGGCCATGCCTGCAAGCATCTTGATATTTTAACATTTTTGTATATTCACACATGCAATTACTTTAGTGAACTCATTGAATGTCTGTGGTCTTAGGTGCAACGGCATCCAGCTCTACATAAAGCTAATAGTATTTATTTAATATCAACATATGACTATCAGaaaatatatatatggaaaaatgcATAAAAACAGAGGAAATTTCAACTTTTTCTTAGA
The Pseudophryne corroboree isolate aPseCor3 chromosome 4, aPseCor3.hap2, whole genome shotgun sequence DNA segment above includes these coding regions:
- the LOC134911001 gene encoding zinc finger MYM-type protein 1-like, with the translated sequence MHRQWLQYSVSNDSVFCFCCKLFGNYTNPPSSLSDKGSKDWKNITAILSQHERSNAHLVNFQHWKELEIRLKNKKTIDEEHMRIIKQKEKYWQQILERLIALVRVLGIQNLAFRGTNEKLHTAGNGNFLKFIEYLALFDPVMDEHIRKIRDKETYVHYLGKDIQNELIQLLSNIIKEEILKSAQVAKYFSIIIDCTPNVSHVEQMTMILRFVNIASLTDYCEPVRIKEHFLGFLPLKETTGAGMTEIILHQLEEMSLPVANLRGQGYDNGSNMKGKENGLGDIYDALIEIYNDNTLTGASGNTSRIEAQGLAKGISNFKFVISLVVWYGILFEVIMTSKQLQTKEFDIHNAIKQLNETKKFLVDCRSDEGFGKVLEEAGELAEALGIPAQFEVDPVRISRKRKQFIYEAEDAPIQNPKEKFKVNFYFAVLDTAVQSVEERFTQMNQISSVFGFLYNVHGLQNRTSQQIMEDCCKLEQALQHGDSKDIDASDLCSELQSIARRVPECTSPQDVFNFLCKNELIDVVPNTCIALRILLTLPVSVASGERSFSKLKLIKTYIRSSMMQERLVGLSLLSIEHEIAQKVDLKELVSKFAKLKARKVKI